A genomic stretch from Falco cherrug isolate bFalChe1 chromosome 3, bFalChe1.pri, whole genome shotgun sequence includes:
- the CCDC127 gene encoding coiled-coil domain-containing protein 127 isoform X2 has product MESNPCLITSDLQTCLGRADIRCATEPNLGDSPRRCRGWIWTRECQKEIEREKKEYYKKHSSLQKNLEAKYRDIITENRRTVAHLELELEKERNRTLSYREALVSQSRKLVEERRILEQEQKLEREKQVLLHSGAEGNLYQSCLAKEEEWQKRANILLKEFEEGLKERQDIYCSLVVPRSQRLEIEKNLLVKAATDPVAVALHMESGLKDIFKHDNYCGNLLNRSKSQNGRLMWLYLRYWELAIELQKFKRAEKAMLGKR; this is encoded by the exons ATGGAATCGAATCCATGTTTAATAACCTCTGATTTACAAACCTGTCTCGGAAGAGCGGACATACGGTGTGCTACAGAGCCTAACCTTGGTGACAGCCCAAGGAGATGCAGAG GTTGGATCTGGACCAGAGAATgtcaaaaagaaatagaaagagaaaaaaaagaatattataaaaaacattcatctttacaaaaaaatctggaagCCAAATATCGGGATATAATCACAGAAAATCGCCGCACGGTTGCTCATTTGGAGTTGGAGCTTGAAAAGGAACGCAACAGAACCCTGAGTTACCGTGAAGCCCTCGTGTCCCAGTCTCGCAAACTAGTAGAAGAAAGAAGGATCCTAGAGCAGGAGCAGAAGTTAGAGCGAGAAAAACAAGTCCTTTTGCACTCAGGAGCAGAAGGTAACTTGTACCAAAGCTGTCTGGCAAAGGAAGAAGAGTGGCAAAAGAGAGCCAATATTTTACTAAAAGAATTTGAAGAGGGACTTAAAGAAAGACAGGACATCTACTGCAGTCTTGTTGTACCCAGAAGCCAGAGActagaaatagagaaaaatctGCTAGTTAAAGCAGCAACTGATCCTGTTGCTGTGGCTCTACATATGGAAAGTGgcttaaaagatattttcaaacATGATAACTACTGTGGCAATCTACTCAACAGAAGTAAAAGTCAGAATGGAAGACTTATGTGGCTGTATCTCAGATACTGGGAACTAGCTATTGAACTACAGAAGTTCAAGAGGGCAGAAAAGGCCATGTTAGGAAAACGATAA
- the CCDC127 gene encoding coiled-coil domain-containing protein 127 isoform X1 — protein MNNLNDPPNWNILPNRREPGDEGSRWNYALLVPMLGLAAFRWIWTRECQKEIEREKKEYYKKHSSLQKNLEAKYRDIITENRRTVAHLELELEKERNRTLSYREALVSQSRKLVEERRILEQEQKLEREKQVLLHSGAEGNLYQSCLAKEEEWQKRANILLKEFEEGLKERQDIYCSLVVPRSQRLEIEKNLLVKAATDPVAVALHMESGLKDIFKHDNYCGNLLNRSKSQNGRLMWLYLRYWELAIELQKFKRAEKAMLGKR, from the exons ATGAATAATTTAAATGACCCTCCCAACTGGAACATCCTGCCGAACCGGCGGGAGCCCGGCGATGAAGGCAGCAGGTGGAACTACGCCTTGCTGGTGCCCATGCTGGGCCTGGCCGCCTTCC GTTGGATCTGGACCAGAGAATgtcaaaaagaaatagaaagagaaaaaaaagaatattataaaaaacattcatctttacaaaaaaatctggaagCCAAATATCGGGATATAATCACAGAAAATCGCCGCACGGTTGCTCATTTGGAGTTGGAGCTTGAAAAGGAACGCAACAGAACCCTGAGTTACCGTGAAGCCCTCGTGTCCCAGTCTCGCAAACTAGTAGAAGAAAGAAGGATCCTAGAGCAGGAGCAGAAGTTAGAGCGAGAAAAACAAGTCCTTTTGCACTCAGGAGCAGAAGGTAACTTGTACCAAAGCTGTCTGGCAAAGGAAGAAGAGTGGCAAAAGAGAGCCAATATTTTACTAAAAGAATTTGAAGAGGGACTTAAAGAAAGACAGGACATCTACTGCAGTCTTGTTGTACCCAGAAGCCAGAGActagaaatagagaaaaatctGCTAGTTAAAGCAGCAACTGATCCTGTTGCTGTGGCTCTACATATGGAAAGTGgcttaaaagatattttcaaacATGATAACTACTGTGGCAATCTACTCAACAGAAGTAAAAGTCAGAATGGAAGACTTATGTGGCTGTATCTCAGATACTGGGAACTAGCTATTGAACTACAGAAGTTCAAGAGGGCAGAAAAGGCCATGTTAGGAAAACGATAA